In one uncultured Methanoregula sp. genomic region, the following are encoded:
- a CDS encoding response regulator, whose amino-acid sequence MRAGKPVRSKKSMKNAKDADSGYQIRVMLAEESPGSCSWIMPLLETCGYPVVARIHDRNDAVAVALREGADIVLVDTGTGKTGEASWIEEQVLLHAQIPVLFLAHSAPEGQQAPGVIPGPCGFLREPASAEDLRLAITATLGRCGAEKRIRAIEKDLQKLKDHTEAVIEQRTARLKKTNAQLHRLLQYLEVTERNLAIDALEIDLRPDTIVTESGGTGVITIGTDRRIVLMSEVAGQMLGWSLRECAGNDIGAVLPCGDPAQSSRMEKSLRSVLASGAEGMILEDMPILSRDKKPITLSISLDPILDGNSRVCGMLIAFGEAGKNPEYTRIQKQHPASLNLMVKGIAHDFNNILSSVLANIQLARTTIDEGNVAYGRLALAEESVLRAREISEQMLMYSGGDTSAERSADLAGILRNVSLQSVSGSKARCTFSIAEDVQRMPLDEDLIRQIFGYLFEFLSGFIPAQGLIEISADTIISGTPDHKMLSPADYARIRLSTEVFSMPKKELQALFLAGSSPATAIDLSVAESMIRKAGGVLHIRPHAESGIEITLYFPAHYEKFAPEARDTAVPAELQKSGSRQKILLMDDEDAILSATGEMLKFLGYDISVSHNGEEALEIYADAIRAGKPFNAVILDITIPGGLGAQETLPKLKELDPSVKAIISSGYSTNPMIVDYQSFGFVAAIIKPYGFRELGEALDITFRK is encoded by the coding sequence ATGCGAGCGGGAAAACCAGTCAGATCCAAAAAATCCATGAAGAATGCCAAAGACGCAGATTCCGGATACCAGATCCGCGTCATGCTGGCTGAAGAGAGTCCCGGCAGCTGCTCGTGGATTATGCCGCTGCTGGAAACGTGCGGATACCCGGTAGTTGCCAGGATCCATGATCGTAACGATGCAGTGGCGGTTGCCCTCCGGGAAGGCGCGGATATCGTTCTTGTGGATACCGGCACCGGGAAAACGGGTGAGGCTTCCTGGATCGAAGAGCAGGTCCTTCTCCATGCACAGATTCCGGTGCTCTTCCTTGCCCATTCCGCGCCCGAAGGACAACAGGCTCCCGGAGTAATACCGGGACCCTGCGGGTTTTTGAGAGAGCCTGCGAGTGCAGAGGATCTCCGGCTTGCGATCACGGCGACCCTCGGCAGGTGCGGGGCCGAAAAACGGATCAGGGCAATTGAAAAGGACCTGCAAAAACTCAAAGACCATACTGAAGCTGTCATCGAACAGCGCACAGCCCGGCTGAAAAAGACCAATGCCCAGCTCCACCGGCTGCTTCAGTATCTCGAAGTAACGGAGCGGAATCTTGCCATCGATGCACTGGAGATCGATCTGCGCCCCGACACGATCGTAACGGAGAGCGGGGGTACGGGCGTGATAACGATTGGCACCGATCGCCGGATTGTCCTGATGAGTGAAGTTGCCGGGCAGATGCTCGGCTGGTCTTTAAGAGAATGTGCCGGCAATGATATCGGTGCGGTTCTGCCGTGCGGGGATCCCGCGCAGTCCTCCCGGATGGAAAAAAGCCTCCGGTCGGTCCTTGCATCCGGTGCAGAAGGGATGATCCTGGAGGATATGCCGATCCTGTCCCGCGACAAAAAACCTATTACCCTCTCGATAAGCCTTGACCCGATCCTTGACGGGAACAGCCGGGTCTGCGGGATGTTAATCGCGTTTGGCGAAGCCGGGAAGAACCCGGAATACACAAGGATACAAAAACAGCACCCCGCGTCCCTCAACCTGATGGTCAAGGGGATTGCCCATGATTTCAACAATATCCTCAGTTCCGTCCTTGCCAATATCCAGCTTGCCCGGACAACGATCGATGAAGGGAACGTGGCGTATGGCAGGCTCGCCCTTGCGGAAGAGAGCGTGCTCCGGGCCCGCGAGATCTCCGAGCAGATGCTCATGTACTCGGGGGGCGATACCTCCGCGGAAAGATCCGCCGACCTTGCGGGTATCCTCCGGAACGTGAGCCTGCAGTCGGTCAGCGGATCGAAGGCCCGGTGTACGTTTTCCATTGCGGAGGATGTCCAGCGTATGCCGCTTGATGAAGATCTTATCCGGCAGATCTTTGGCTATCTTTTCGAATTCCTCTCCGGGTTCATCCCGGCACAGGGTCTGATCGAGATATCTGCTGATACCATCATCTCCGGCACACCGGATCATAAGATGCTCTCACCGGCAGATTACGCCAGGATCCGGCTGAGCACCGAAGTCTTTTCCATGCCAAAGAAAGAACTCCAGGCGCTCTTTTTGGCAGGTTCCTCCCCGGCAACGGCTATTGATCTCTCGGTAGCCGAATCGATGATCCGGAAGGCCGGCGGCGTCCTGCATATCCGTCCCCATGCCGAGTCAGGGATCGAGATCACCCTGTATTTCCCGGCGCATTACGAGAAGTTCGCACCCGAAGCCCGCGATACTGCCGTGCCTGCAGAGCTCCAGAAAAGCGGGAGCCGGCAGAAGATCCTCCTCATGGATGACGAAGATGCCATCCTCTCCGCAACCGGCGAGATGCTCAAGTTCCTGGGATATGATATCTCCGTTTCCCACAACGGCGAGGAAGCCCTGGAGATATACGCGGACGCAATTCGTGCGGGAAAACCATTCAACGCGGTGATCCTTGATATCACGATCCCCGGGGGACTCGGGGCACAGGAGACGCTGCCAAAACTCAAGGAACTCGATCCCTCTGTCAAAGCGATCATCTCAAGCGGCTACTCCACGAACCCGATGATCGTCGATTACCAGTCATTTGGTTTTGTGGCAGCGATCATCAAGCCCTACGGGTTCCGGGAGCTTGGTGAGGCACTCGATATTACGTTCAGGAAATGA
- a CDS encoding type I 3-dehydroquinate dehydratase, producing the protein MKIVAALTDPADAALAEKEGADMIELRLDLMEIDPVAAVQQCRKLSQLPIIATFRSAQEGGRYFGDGDEWEKKILPVLPLVDYVDVEQRFARNAACVKLAGKKIIASHHAPIMMPLPVLFVLERELRAFGDIVKIIMTPQNENDIIELLAFTHEIKLPICTGVMGSRFRFARAVLPLFGSELVYCHVGKTTAEGQYSVGEFVQLKKMLLG; encoded by the coding sequence ATGAAAATCGTTGCAGCGCTCACGGATCCGGCGGATGCCGCCCTTGCCGAAAAAGAGGGGGCGGACATGATCGAACTCCGGCTGGATCTCATGGAGATCGATCCCGTTGCAGCGGTGCAGCAGTGCAGGAAACTCTCGCAGCTTCCCATCATCGCAACATTCCGCTCGGCACAGGAAGGCGGCCGGTATTTCGGGGATGGTGACGAATGGGAGAAGAAGATCCTCCCCGTTCTCCCGCTCGTGGATTACGTTGATGTCGAGCAGCGTTTTGCACGGAACGCGGCATGCGTAAAACTGGCGGGAAAGAAGATCATCGCATCCCACCATGCCCCGATCATGATGCCGCTTCCGGTCCTTTTCGTGCTTGAGCGCGAGCTCCGGGCATTCGGGGATATTGTAAAGATCATCATGACCCCGCAGAACGAGAACGACATCATCGAGCTCCTGGCATTCACGCACGAGATAAAACTCCCGATCTGTACCGGTGTCATGGGCAGCAGGTTCCGGTTTGCCCGGGCGGTGCTGCCGCTCTTTGGCTCCGAACTGGTGTACTGCCATGTCGGGAAGACCACTGCCGAGGGGCAGTATTCTGTCGGCGAGTTCGTGCAGCTGAAGAAGATGCTTCTCGGTTGA
- a CDS encoding small multi-drug export protein, protein MEPGKISTVLRRLARALARCVLVAILLPLLPVLFLGIPLAATLTVITTGFIIEYGAAPVGLALGLSPWIVFYILMCTETGIFLGLYDIFNTIGETSPPVARFLEKTHQYSRSSKSVERYGILALVPCEILIGVYFCAPVSWVLGWRENRALLVTMTGYVLSLIITIILTMGLFGVLLP, encoded by the coding sequence ATGGAACCCGGGAAGATCTCCACAGTCCTGCGCCGGCTGGCACGGGCACTGGCACGATGTGTTCTTGTCGCCATTCTCCTTCCCCTTCTCCCGGTCCTCTTCCTCGGAATTCCCCTGGCGGCGACTCTCACGGTCATTACTACCGGATTCATCATCGAATATGGCGCAGCCCCGGTCGGCCTTGCGCTGGGTTTATCGCCATGGATAGTCTTCTATATCCTGATGTGCACCGAGACCGGCATCTTCCTTGGCCTGTATGATATTTTTAATACCATCGGAGAGACATCTCCTCCCGTTGCCCGTTTCCTTGAAAAGACGCACCAGTACTCCCGCAGCTCGAAGAGCGTGGAGCGCTACGGCATCCTCGCTCTTGTGCCCTGCGAGATCCTGATCGGGGTCTATTTCTGTGCACCGGTCTCGTGGGTGCTCGGGTGGCGGGAGAACCGTGCCCTTCTCGTAACAATGACGGGGTACGTTCTCTCCCTCATCATAACCATAATCCTCACCATGGGACTCTTCGGGGTGCTGCTGCCATGA
- a CDS encoding U32 family peptidase, translated as MTAPYPSPGTHGPTPVPELLAPAGSMESFRAAAAAGADAIYLSGKRFGARKFAANFSDEEIEEAIRYAHARGIRVYVTVNTLIHDRELAVVAEYLLWLYGIGADAVLVQDTGIAALAREVVPGLALHASTQMTIHTTGGVWWAAEHGISRVVLARELTLAEVQRIAGATRDSGTGLEVFAHGALCYSYSGQCLLSSVIGGRSGNRGMCAQPCRKPYALVAGNTDEFGRPENIKEIALDEHYLLSPKDLCTWSRLPDLSGIVTSVKIEGRMKSPQYVAIVVSTYRRALDAIAAGTWKESPGALRDLAIAFSRGFTRGYLFGDRHDTLMGRAAPDNRGLEIGVVTGYNRDHGTAAIRLIGGYIPAPGDGIRFSAPQAASEWGFSLNSVPEPTRDGVQMVVPRALTPGTRVAVTFSRDLENRANRIIADPPPDLARPVPLDLAISVGPDGRMTIGGHIQVPGKDPVPFDFSPDFCMEPARSQPLGRDQLEQQMRKTGGSRFTIRHISIDYAGNLFAPVAKINQVRRDLLAKAEEVLVQASLPSPEAIARAHDRWEKIRNHFPVTKDPARVGADDPVLALAVYADTLEGVQAAAGSGAGIICLEPDIAMAGHGCSPPSSRQPFAQIVQEASEICRAAGIRFIWKFPRITRDSYMDTVLPALPALASSGVGECMVENAGTGFALLRSAPGLALSGSTGLNIFNSAAVSAAGQYRTLTLSSELSGNEICTLTALAGQHGNPPAFALIVQGTCEAMITEDCIPRLPSHTCPGINKNRKQAPAEFLGLRDETGRVFPVRADGTCRTRIGNAAELCLIDHLPAIRRAGIHEIVIDCRGKPARYTREMTRIYREALDYTNSGQKTSRDPELSSHKEEVRKIACGGITAGHYLRGLVE; from the coding sequence ATGACGGCTCCTTACCCGTCGCCCGGTACGCACGGGCCCACCCCGGTTCCCGAGCTGCTCGCCCCGGCGGGCTCCATGGAGTCGTTCCGGGCGGCAGCAGCAGCTGGCGCCGACGCGATCTACCTGAGCGGAAAGCGGTTCGGGGCCCGGAAATTTGCCGCCAACTTCTCGGATGAAGAGATCGAAGAAGCCATCCGGTACGCCCATGCCCGGGGCATCCGGGTCTATGTCACGGTCAACACCCTCATCCACGACCGCGAACTTGCCGTTGTTGCAGAATACCTCCTCTGGCTTTACGGGATCGGCGCCGATGCAGTGCTCGTGCAGGACACCGGCATTGCTGCTCTCGCACGGGAGGTAGTTCCCGGCCTTGCCCTCCATGCATCGACCCAGATGACCATCCATACCACGGGCGGGGTATGGTGGGCCGCAGAACATGGGATCTCCCGGGTCGTGCTTGCCCGCGAACTGACGCTTGCCGAAGTACAGAGGATTGCCGGGGCTACCCGGGACTCTGGCACCGGTCTTGAGGTTTTTGCCCACGGCGCGCTCTGCTACAGTTACTCAGGCCAGTGCCTTCTCTCATCGGTCATCGGGGGACGAAGCGGGAACCGGGGCATGTGTGCCCAGCCCTGCAGGAAACCCTATGCCCTTGTTGCCGGCAATACTGACGAGTTCGGCAGGCCGGAAAACATTAAGGAGATCGCACTTGACGAGCATTACCTTCTCTCGCCAAAAGATCTCTGCACCTGGTCCCGGCTCCCGGATCTTTCCGGCATCGTAACCTCCGTCAAGATCGAGGGGCGGATGAAATCGCCCCAGTACGTTGCCATCGTGGTCTCAACCTACCGGAGGGCCCTCGATGCAATTGCTGCCGGGACATGGAAGGAATCCCCGGGGGCACTCCGCGATCTCGCGATCGCGTTCTCCCGGGGATTCACACGGGGTTATCTCTTCGGGGACCGCCACGACACACTCATGGGCCGGGCTGCACCGGATAACCGGGGGCTCGAAATTGGTGTTGTCACGGGATATAACCGCGATCACGGAACTGCCGCGATCCGGCTCATCGGGGGGTATATTCCCGCTCCCGGCGACGGCATACGGTTCTCCGCCCCGCAGGCCGCGAGCGAATGGGGCTTTTCGCTCAATTCCGTGCCGGAACCGACCCGCGACGGGGTACAGATGGTCGTGCCACGCGCTCTCACCCCGGGAACCCGTGTTGCCGTCACCTTCTCCCGTGACCTTGAGAACCGGGCAAACCGTATCATCGCAGACCCGCCGCCGGACCTTGCCCGGCCCGTGCCGCTCGACCTGGCCATCTCGGTCGGGCCGGACGGGCGCATGACCATTGGCGGGCATATCCAGGTTCCGGGAAAGGATCCGGTACCATTCGATTTTTCTCCGGATTTCTGCATGGAGCCGGCCCGGTCGCAGCCACTTGGCCGGGACCAGCTGGAGCAACAGATGCGAAAGACCGGGGGTTCACGGTTTACGATCCGGCACATTTCGATCGATTATGCCGGCAACCTGTTCGCACCGGTTGCAAAGATCAACCAGGTGCGCCGGGATCTTCTAGCAAAGGCCGAAGAAGTGCTGGTACAGGCATCGCTGCCGTCACCGGAAGCCATTGCCCGGGCACATGACCGCTGGGAGAAGATCCGCAACCATTTCCCGGTGACTAAAGATCCCGCCCGGGTCGGGGCTGATGATCCGGTTCTCGCTCTTGCCGTGTACGCGGATACCCTGGAGGGCGTGCAGGCAGCCGCCGGGTCCGGCGCGGGGATCATCTGCCTTGAGCCGGATATCGCGATGGCAGGACATGGTTGTTCCCCGCCATCTTCCCGGCAGCCGTTTGCACAAATTGTGCAGGAAGCAAGTGAGATCTGCCGTGCCGCAGGGATACGGTTCATCTGGAAATTCCCCCGTATAACGCGGGATTCATACATGGATACCGTGCTCCCGGCCCTGCCCGCACTCGCCAGCAGTGGCGTGGGTGAATGCATGGTGGAGAATGCAGGAACCGGTTTTGCCCTGCTCCGGTCTGCTCCCGGGCTTGCACTCTCGGGCTCCACCGGGCTCAATATCTTCAACAGCGCTGCGGTCAGCGCAGCAGGCCAGTACCGCACCCTCACGCTCTCTTCCGAACTTTCCGGAAACGAGATTTGCACCCTGACTGCGCTCGCCGGACAGCACGGCAATCCCCCGGCATTCGCACTCATTGTCCAGGGAACATGCGAAGCAATGATCACTGAGGACTGCATCCCCCGCTTACCCTCGCATACCTGCCCCGGCATAAACAAAAACAGAAAACAGGCACCCGCAGAATTCCTTGGCCTGCGGGATGAGACCGGCCGGGTATTCCCGGTCCGGGCCGACGGGACCTGCAGGACCCGGATCGGGAATGCCGCCGAACTCTGCCTGATCGACCATCTCCCTGCAATCCGACGGGCCGGCATCCATGAAATCGTTATCGACTGCCGGGGAAAACCTGCCCGTTACACCAGGGAGATGACACGGATTTACCGGGAGGCTCTCGATTACACGAACTCCGGGCAGAAGACCTCACGCGATCCGGAGCTTTCTTCCCACAAAGAAGAGGTCCGGAAGATCGCCTGCGGGGGGATCACTGCAGGCCATTATCTCCGGGGCCTCGTGGAATAG
- the tpiA gene encoding triose-phosphate isomerase gives MTSPIVLVNLKTYKEGMGNRAHLIATEAQRVMAESGVTIGLAPSYIDLHPLAHHFAIPIYSQHVDGCEPGANTGHITVEAIRSAGAAGSLINHSERRLTLAEIESSVRGLQSHKLISVVCSNNVMTSAAAAALGPDYVAIEPPELIGSGVSVSKANPDIIKNSVAAVHAVNKNVKVLTGAGIQCGECVKIAIDLGTDGVLLASSVVKSKEPGTVLRDLVSKL, from the coding sequence ATGACTTCACCCATTGTTCTGGTAAATCTCAAGACATACAAGGAAGGCATGGGCAACCGGGCCCACCTGATCGCAACCGAAGCACAACGCGTGATGGCAGAAAGCGGGGTCACGATTGGCCTCGCGCCGTCTTATATCGACCTTCACCCGCTCGCCCATCACTTCGCCATCCCGATCTACTCACAGCACGTTGACGGGTGCGAGCCGGGAGCAAATACCGGCCATATTACGGTCGAGGCTATCCGGTCCGCAGGGGCAGCCGGATCCCTCATCAACCACTCCGAGAGGCGCCTGACCCTTGCCGAGATAGAATCATCGGTCCGCGGCCTCCAGTCCCACAAGCTCATATCGGTTGTCTGTTCCAACAATGTCATGACAAGCGCCGCAGCTGCTGCGCTCGGTCCGGACTATGTTGCAATCGAACCTCCCGAGCTCATCGGCAGCGGCGTTTCCGTATCGAAAGCCAACCCCGATATCATCAAAAATTCCGTTGCTGCCGTGCACGCGGTCAATAAAAACGTCAAAGTCCTCACCGGTGCCGGCATCCAGTGCGGGGAATGCGTGAAGATTGCCATCGATCTCGGGACGGACGGCGTCCTGCTTGCCTCAAGCGTGGTAAAATCCAAAGAGCCCGGAACCGTGCTGCGGGACCTGGTCTCAAAACTCTGA
- a CDS encoding CBS domain-containing protein: MHIPTPEELRSRRDTLGMKQTELAKRAGISQSMVARIEAGNVDPRVSTLNKIINVLNSSEPRKIHAIQIMHTPVLSVQPEDSISRAVDIFEKNNISQLPVIERGIPVGCISESVIVKAIEQQRLHKAHNFSVRDFMETGFPTVPPEMDVETVINILQQNHAVLVVEGRMVRGVITKHDLISLIV, from the coding sequence ATGCATATACCAACACCTGAAGAGCTCCGCTCACGCCGCGATACACTCGGTATGAAACAGACGGAGCTTGCAAAACGCGCAGGGATCAGCCAGTCCATGGTTGCGCGGATCGAAGCCGGCAACGTGGATCCCCGTGTCAGTACGCTCAACAAGATCATCAATGTGCTCAACAGCTCTGAACCCCGGAAGATCCATGCTATCCAGATCATGCATACCCCGGTCCTTTCCGTGCAGCCTGAAGACTCGATCAGCCGTGCTGTCGATATCTTCGAGAAGAACAATATCTCCCAGCTCCCGGTCATCGAACGCGGGATACCGGTGGGATGCATATCAGAGTCGGTGATCGTCAAGGCCATCGAGCAGCAGCGACTGCACAAGGCCCACAATTTCTCGGTCCGGGATTTCATGGAGACCGGCTTTCCTACAGTTCCCCCGGAGATGGATGTCGAGACCGTGATCAACATCCTCCAGCAGAATCATGCGGTGCTCGTTGTGGAGGGCCGGATGGTGCGGGGAGTTATCACCAAGCATGACCTGATCTCGCTGATTGTCTGA
- a CDS encoding RimK-like ATPgrasp N-terminal domain-containing protein — protein sequence MNHRWGISPFPGNTLSDGNGIPSCVPLVSFSSQEQGISPEGSLVPVKAGSRPVAKKEHSFHKDSQLSVWRDGALHIISESYGYKTETYYTILRHELDGTAVRPASSAVLDAYVVPVCLERAQIAGIPVCEWGISMVYAPLPSILYGLNYFANTSDFVVVKDNEKAKETVRHITNKGKYPFCYQKLSDNAEVTSCISIFGRTATGSDQIDTIALQVYDLFAIPLVRLVLVKDGDTFRLSSLSRTRYTQMSVEERSILSAYISNQEFL from the coding sequence ATGAACCATAGGTGGGGCATCTCCCCCTTCCCCGGAAATACGTTATCTGACGGAAACGGGATACCTTCGTGTGTCCCGCTCGTCTCGTTCAGCAGCCAGGAACAGGGCATCAGCCCGGAGGGAAGCCTGGTACCCGTGAAGGCCGGCAGCAGGCCGGTGGCAAAGAAAGAGCACAGCTTCCACAAAGATTCACAGTTATCTGTCTGGCGCGACGGTGCGCTCCATATTATCAGCGAGAGTTATGGTTACAAGACCGAAACCTATTACACCATTCTCCGGCACGAGCTCGATGGAACTGCGGTGCGGCCGGCAAGCAGTGCGGTGCTCGATGCCTACGTTGTACCGGTCTGCCTTGAACGGGCACAAATTGCCGGTATACCGGTCTGCGAATGGGGGATCTCGATGGTGTATGCCCCGCTCCCGTCAATCCTGTACGGCCTGAATTACTTTGCCAACACCTCCGATTTCGTTGTTGTAAAAGATAACGAGAAAGCAAAGGAGACAGTCAGGCATATCACCAACAAGGGAAAGTACCCGTTCTGCTACCAGAAACTTTCCGATAATGCGGAGGTTACCAGCTGCATTTCCATCTTTGGCAGAACAGCGACAGGTTCCGACCAGATCGACACGATTGCACTTCAGGTCTACGATCTCTTCGCCATCCCCCTCGTCCGGCTGGTGCTGGTAAAAGATGGCGATACGTTCCGGCTCTCCTCGCTCTCCAGGACGCGGTACACGCAGATGTCGGTCGAAGAACGCTCTATCCTTTCTGCCTACATTTCCAACCAGGAGTTCCTATGA
- a CDS encoding ATP-grasp domain-containing protein, which yields MSRLGIFVDRKTMSNAEQLGALIRCRDVAEYLGHNVEFLFPVDINKIPKMDALFIRTRTDPMNVTYVASRMASFHHIPVIDDPQSIQICGDKINMYSHLIKKQVSLPRTVFLSKQDLNVECVTRLFDELGTPLILKEPSTSFSLRVEKVTDIAGFFRVARRFIRLSDWIVVQQYIESKYDWRVGVLDGKLLYICKYTIPSITFKIQASVNGHVVYCGVDSVPPESVPPHVIQLGIDAANAIGHGLYGVDIKNNNGDAYVIEVNDNPSIESGEDDCYPRVFEQIVSHLLPA from the coding sequence ATGAGCAGGCTGGGCATCTTTGTAGACCGCAAGACCATGTCGAACGCCGAGCAGCTGGGTGCCCTGATCCGCTGCCGTGATGTTGCCGAGTACCTGGGCCATAACGTGGAGTTCCTCTTTCCCGTGGATATCAACAAGATCCCGAAGATGGACGCCCTCTTTATCCGAACCCGGACTGACCCGATGAATGTCACCTACGTGGCATCCCGCATGGCAAGCTTCCACCACATCCCGGTCATCGATGACCCGCAGTCCATCCAGATCTGCGGGGATAAGATCAACATGTACTCGCACCTGATCAAAAAACAGGTCTCCCTGCCCAGGACGGTCTTTTTATCCAAACAGGATCTTAATGTCGAATGCGTTACGCGCCTCTTCGATGAACTCGGCACGCCCCTAATCCTCAAGGAACCATCAACATCGTTCTCGCTCAGGGTGGAGAAGGTAACGGACATTGCCGGGTTCTTCCGCGTTGCCCGGCGGTTCATCCGGCTCTCGGACTGGATTGTTGTCCAGCAGTATATCGAAAGCAAATATGACTGGAGAGTGGGTGTGCTTGACGGGAAGCTCCTCTACATCTGCAAGTATACAATCCCCTCCATAACGTTCAAGATCCAGGCATCCGTGAACGGGCATGTCGTGTACTGCGGTGTCGATAGCGTGCCTCCCGAGTCCGTCCCCCCGCACGTGATCCAGCTCGGTATCGATGCAGCAAATGCCATCGGCCACGGACTTTACGGTGTGGATATCAAGAACAACAATGGCGATGCATACGTAATCGAAGTGAATGACAACCCATCTATTGAGAGCGGGGAGGATGACTGCTATCCCCGGGTATTCGAGCAGATCGTCTCCCACCTGTTACCCGCGTGA
- a CDS encoding YkgJ family cysteine cluster protein, giving the protein MTDDWLLKAEDICHTCGGHCCDNAHPPLSSERIAIILKKGDFLHCIEKDGYHFIRSKANGECCLQRNGKCQIHDFKPETCRAGPFTFDVKGDTIEIFLKFESICPIVRLLKEIPEAYEQQYNRAVTHITRLVSLLPEDELEVICRIDEPETEKVGEIPRQYL; this is encoded by the coding sequence ATGACTGACGACTGGCTTTTAAAGGCAGAGGATATCTGCCACACGTGCGGAGGACACTGCTGCGACAACGCACATCCCCCGCTGAGCTCTGAACGGATCGCGATCATCTTAAAAAAAGGTGACTTTCTCCACTGTATCGAAAAGGACGGCTACCATTTTATCCGGTCAAAGGCGAATGGCGAATGTTGCCTGCAACGGAACGGTAAATGCCAGATCCATGACTTCAAGCCGGAAACCTGCCGGGCAGGCCCGTTTACGTTCGATGTAAAAGGGGATACGATAGAGATTTTCCTGAAATTCGAGAGCATCTGCCCTATCGTCCGTCTTCTCAAGGAAATTCCTGAAGCCTACGAGCAACAGTACAACAGGGCCGTCACTCATATCACGCGCCTTGTCTCGCTCCTTCCGGAAGACGAACTGGAAGTCATCTGCCGGATCGATGAGCCGGAGACCGAGAAGGTGGGAGAGATCCCCAGGCAGTACCTCTGA
- a CDS encoding glutamate-cysteine ligase family protein yields the protein MTIGTEHEYSINDPGFRPLPVSDQILKSICGRFESEIVFGDVKLGKELQKTVLEIIPRSPSGDLLPLETRIHRGVRKFYDIFHDRYVLLGLGMHPTLRLDETAVWDHDEGEYYEIYDRLFNIRQHGWLNIQALQVNLSYRNEKDLVGTYNRIRSLLPYLIAVTASSPMVEGHLTGTCDNRLLYYRDNQKMIPQICNNILPEKIRSTADYNARMDEVYAILRGHGAEILCEEWVNSSGLIIRFSRRCLEIKALDEQECVHSDMAVCAFVRSLLRNRSFSPETDHGALTSLMEQVIRQGTEGIRPELRKLYSAAWQSATDDERRYLPVIENRIEHGCLAELITRELSHNREINPVLAGLASCLRENRSWTP from the coding sequence ATGACAATCGGTACCGAGCACGAGTATTCCATCAACGACCCCGGTTTTCGCCCTCTTCCGGTCTCGGACCAGATCCTCAAATCCATCTGCGGCCGGTTCGAGAGCGAGATCGTCTTTGGCGATGTGAAACTGGGAAAGGAGCTCCAGAAGACGGTTCTCGAAATCATCCCCCGTTCACCGTCCGGCGATCTTTTACCATTGGAAACCCGGATCCACCGGGGCGTCAGAAAATTCTATGACATCTTCCATGACCGCTATGTGCTCCTCGGCCTGGGCATGCACCCGACCCTCAGGCTGGACGAGACAGCCGTCTGGGATCATGATGAAGGTGAATACTACGAGATCTACGACCGGCTCTTCAATATCCGGCAGCACGGGTGGCTGAACATCCAGGCGCTGCAGGTAAACCTCTCCTACCGGAATGAGAAAGACCTTGTCGGCACCTACAACCGGATCCGTTCCCTCCTCCCGTACCTCATCGCGGTCACGGCTTCCTCCCCCATGGTGGAAGGCCACCTGACCGGAACCTGCGACAACCGCCTGCTCTATTACCGGGACAACCAGAAGATGATCCCGCAGATCTGCAACAATATCCTCCCGGAGAAGATCCGGAGCACTGCCGATTATAATGCAAGGATGGACGAGGTATACGCCATCCTGCGGGGACACGGGGCGGAGATCCTCTGCGAGGAATGGGTCAACTCCTCGGGGCTCATCATCCGGTTCTCCCGCAGGTGCCTCGAGATCAAGGCCCTGGACGAGCAGGAATGCGTGCACTCGGACATGGCAGTCTGTGCATTTGTCCGCTCGCTTCTCAGGAACAGGTCCTTTTCCCCTGAAACGGACCACGGCGCCCTCACCAGCCTCATGGAGCAGGTAATACGGCAGGGAACGGAAGGCATCCGGCCGGAATTACGGAAGCTGTACTCCGCAGCATGGCAGAGTGCCACCGATGACGAGCGCCGTTACCTGCCGGTCATCGAAAACAGGATAGAACACGGGTGCCTTGCTGAGCTGATAACGAGAGAGCTTTCCCATAACAGGGAGATCAATCCAGTCCTTGCCGGGCTTGCATCCTGCCTCCGGGAGAACCGTTCCTGGACCCCATGA